The Anguilla rostrata isolate EN2019 chromosome 1, ASM1855537v3, whole genome shotgun sequence nucleotide sequence CCGCCAGGGAGAGACGGGGCAGAGTTCACAAACCTTATCATCCCAAATCAGAGGAGAAGGGTGCAACTGCAGGTGAAAGAGCCAGACTCCAAGGCCTCAAGTGAAAGGCTATTGTGCATGCAGCTTATGTAAAAGTGGGGAACATATTCAGTGCAcataacaaccccccccccccaccaccccccaaccctccccagGACCACCACCACATAATCTTGAGCTGgggttgcatttttttgtaaaaagaatgtacttggTTCAACATACCCATCATTCATATTACAGCCTTGTAAAGggccattcatttatttggtgTATCTCATGCTGCATATACAACTAAACGCTTCCCCTGATGTTCATTCACTACGACTTCAaaggatatttcactttggtataacgCAAGCgattttgtggagcttactccattgtatttgtatagcgtgaatactagcaacattAGCTGTCCCTGCTGACTGGCATCGCTGTTCCTCCCAGTTGTCTGCCTCCCAGTTCATTTTCGGGACCTCATCTAAACCAGTTATAAAGttataaaacacaaactaactaTGGAAGATGGCCCACGGTGGGTCCTATTGGCTGCACTGAtggactgcttggccagtactcGTTCAAGAAGCTTGTAGGTGGCCTCATCTTGAGTCTATCCAAACTGTAGATAATAACATTCATATGTACACAATACATTTGGCGTATAATGGCAAaacagacaacaatgataattcctcagGAGAGTAAACAAAGTAAACAATGGATGTTCTATTCATGCTTCTCCAAGACAGCATGTTTTTTGGACTAAAAATTACTGTGAATTTTGTTCAGTGGTTCCTTACCGTCATGAAAACACTGACTCCACCGTGATTCATGTTGaggatttccaaaatgcatagGTGAGGTGATCCCCAAGCTTGTTTTGCCACCCCAcatacaaaataaggaaccattGTCACTAAAACATTGGTAccataaaatagtttatagagaTAGAACTGTGAGCTTTAAAACTTTCAAATATATCATGTGATCAGGCTAATTGAAAATTTCACCATGTTGCAACTTAAGGGGATAATTTCGCAAAAGTCTAATTTATTTAAAGCTTCAATTCAACCCTCAATTTTCTGATTACTGGGAATCTGCTGTCCTGTACCTAGTTTGGTTACTTGTCTGCCCCTGGCTTCCTAACTTTTCATCTGGTGGAAGACGAACCAAGAGGCTAAGCTAATGCTTTTTATGGAGCAGACTGCGCATCTGCCATGTTCCCCTGCTGTATGTGGGCTTAGGAGAGGGTTCCTCTCTGAAGGTTCGGGCCCTGAGAGTCTCCCCCTGATTTTCCATCACTCTTTCCCCCCAACACCCTCTACCACACCTCACAACCACAGACCAGCCAATCATATTACTGTGTGAACCCCCAGCCTTCAACCCATGGGACACCTTCCTGATCCCCACCCCTGTGCAAGTAACTATGGACCGTGTTCATTAGAAATGTGTCTGAGGGGATGGCTACTCTTGATCTATTACTTACAAGAAACCTGACGTGTTGCTACATTCCTGCCGGTTCTTTAATTATTTGGTGGAGGTCTTTAATTATTTGTTGGATTATTCGGTCTTGTtttgagtatgtgcgtgtgtgtgtgtgtgtgtgtgtgtgcgtgtgtgttttgattttaatgaaatatttaactggCGCTTGTATAGTCATGAAGTGGCATGGGGAAAGCATCGAGATCCATGCTTCTCCTGTCCAGCCTACCTCCTCCTTTGTCCACCTCCTGAATTATGCATGCAAAGAATGCATcaccgtttttaaaaaaagaccccgctctccctcccacccaccccctgaACACAAACCTGAAGCGGGTCATTCGTTTGAGCCAATGAATGTACGGGACCTGAATGCCAAACACATGCGCCGCGCGTTCCGAGTTTCTGTGTCCGCGTCCCGTCCGCTGCCAAACTCCGCAGAAGTTTCCTCCCGGTGTATCAACGCCAACCCGGTCCCCAGATTTATTCACCTGCCTGGGACTTCCGCCCCGCCGGTGCTGTGCTGTAGACAGTGCTGGCAGGTACTGAATGGACGGCTTATTCTGCACGACGATGACAGTCTCGTTCGCTCTGGACCAGCGGTCAGCGTCTTGAACCTTCAGGTTGCGGCTGCGAGCGCGTTTTCGACAGGGCTGCCCCCGCCACAGTTAATAAAGGAGATTTAAGACCGGCTGTGATGTATGCTTTAGCGCTTTGATGCTAAACCCAGAAGTGAGCTAGCCGTTCAAACAAATGCAGCTGTTTTGTTCCACTTTGGTACTACTGTGTGAATATGTCACAGCCCGTCTTAACTCTGGCTTATGATCCTCGTCACTACACAGCACCAGTTTGTAACTACTGGTTTGATCCTGATTAGCACTGCTATAGTATAGGCCAATTCTAATTTGAATACAGTCTGACTATTAACTGTTATGATGCATTATGGCATGATGACTTCATTGATCACTAACAATAAGGAAAAATTCTGTTTGCAAGCACTGAAATTATACTACAGTGGCTTTGAGGGCATTTACTCATGTTGTATGCTAGGGACAATGTACATAACAGATTCTTTCAGATGTGTGTCAGCCAATGGAGTTACGTACAAACGTGTACAGCATGAATGCAGAGTACATTTCAGTTATATTGAATATGGAAGATAGAACTACTCATACCTTTTATGAGCTGTGGCTAAATGAGGTATGGTGGATTTTATTTGCTGTATTACACCACCAATTGTCTATACATGCCAATCAGACGGTCAGCTGCATTTTATCAACACTAAAAGTTCTGTCTTTACACTTCCTGAAAGCTCTAAGCGTTCCGATTCTAATCCTATTATGAATATCCACAGGGTGTTGGTTAAGACAGAAATTGCACAGGTAGCACAATAACGCATACATCAACTGGAACCTCCAAAACAAGATCAATTGAGGATGGAAAAAATGCAGGTTTCCAACAGATATGTGCAAAAGATTTGTGGTTCCACTATCTTGTGTGTGATAACTCAGTTATATTGATACACTGAATGAGGGGGTTGTGGAGACTGTGACCACAGTCTTGCCTGACTTAATTACTAAATCAACAAATTAATCTTCTGGCCACAAGCTACTGTACCTGCAGTCCATGTGGATTCCAGATAAAATTTTTGctgcgtgtatgtatgcatatgtgtatgaaagtgtgtgcacgcacgtgtatgtttgtgtgtgtgttagtgcaagtgtgtgtgtgtgtgtgtgtttgcacgtgtgcaCTCGCACATCTCACTGATGACAGTTCATTATCTTTTGGAGTCTGGTGAGCAGCTTGGGCATGCTTATGCAACAATAACTCAAAGAATACTGGCCAACTTAAACCCACCAGCACAAAGCCAATTGAACGCTGCCTCTGCAGACTCCCGGTCATAGTCATTTACTGATGTAGCCCAGCCTATTATCTTGCAATGTCTAAGCCGTATTGGCCACTAAGGAGGCCTGAATGATTCTGTTTTGAACATAGCTTCTGATATGAACATCCATGCTGTGTGGCACTTAAAGAATGCCAAAATGGATGCCATAATGTTCCTGAATGGCTCAGACATTTAGTGTTCCTCAAACACACCCCAAAATGAGAAGGAGAACAAACTCTTCTTTTATTAGCATAAGCTTGAAATGCTACACGTGTGAAGCAAGTTGTCAATAGCCACTAGGAAGGATTTTATTCTCATGTAttaaaccttttattttatgtacaatATTAGGCTTGATGGCCGCTGTGCTATCACACTGTGTGACAAAGCCTGAACAGGCCACACTTTGTGTACTGCCAAATTGCAACAACTTCAAGAAGAGAGAGGTTCAAAGCTGGCCTTTGAAGCCATGTGTGTGCAAATAgaattgttttgatttatgAATACAGATCCCCTTCCACTTTCATTTCCTCTAGCAGAGAATAGTAGATGTCATTGTTAAACAGTCACCGTAAAATTATGTGTGCTTGTCAAATTTAATGTGTCCAAACCATATGATTCCTGCTATATAACGGAACCAAATGTGTAATATGGCAGACACATTCAGGCATTCATACCagtctgtgtgttctctggcTGCTCATTGGCTATGCACTGTGCCTTCTGTTCTCCAAACAAAATTGCTGGGACTGTGAATATCCGTGGCTGTTAAATGAAGTCAGTCCTGTATGGGGTATCGAGGAGGGAGCTCTTTCATAGGACTGCAGTGCCACCCAGTGGTCAGAACAGGTTGCAGCCTCTGTAGAGGCTCTCTCTAAGAAACGGGACTATAAGTGGCATTTGTCTCTAATTAAAAGCAGCACTTGTTGAAGCACTTGGTCTGGAGGAGGACTGGCATCCACCACGACACAGGCTGGATCTTCGACCCTCTTGTAGGCTTGCTCCACTCTGCAAAGCATGGAGAGGAGCCAGTGAAATGCACTACTCACCCAGTCATTTTCATGAATGAAGAGAATGGGAAGATGCATACTTTAACTGGAGTGCTCTTTGCTGCTCACAAAACACATAATgctaaatgtattcattttgtggacacactgttctctctgtcttgtGGAAAAAACGTAAATGGCCGTTTTGTAAAATGACAGTGAAAGTCCAGgcgtctgcaggtttctgtCTGATGAGGTCAGCAGAACTCTGAATCTGTCTGCCTCTCCAGGCCACATACTTTTTAATTTTGCTTTACCTCATATTTTATAgcaaaaaagggacaaaagaaaaaaaaattgcagtcaAAGCTGTTAGACCAAGAAAAGCATCAAATGCAAACTGTTCTGTCGTACAGACAAGCAGtggaaacacagaaaataaaagcgcACAGAAATTCCAGAATAACTTTTGACAGGTGGGCTACAATATGAGCATGTCTGTAGCTGTGTACTACCAGAGTAATAATGGTACTACTTATAATTATGGAAATAGATTATGGCTCCCCTCTAGAGTTCTCAACAGGCCTGAAAATTCAAGCCAGACCCAACCCGGCCTGAGATCACATGCATTTAGGCTAAACCCCACCcaacctggaaaaaaaagaaaaaaaaagaatgcgaGTCAGAAATTTCCAGAAAACGGCTGCATAACTCACATAGGCAGCTCAGACCACTCGCACACACGTTGTGcaaaagggagagagcgagaggacaGCAGCGTATGCAAGTTGTGCAGCTGTTTTCCGGCAATCGTcgactcactttttttttttggtatcgCATCCATCTTGTCGCATCTTTTTCtgactttgtttttgttgttgtaaactTATCATTGATAGGATATCCCCCAACCTCCATTTCGTTCCTATAGTAGTTAGTTACAACAAACAGGAGCTGTTGGGTGATTAAAATTGATGTATTTTAACAAATAGAGAAAGTCCGAGTATTTGTTTTCGTCATACtcgttcctggttatggttatacactttgttgtacgtcgctctggataagagcgtctgccaaatgcctgtaatgtaatgtaatgtaatttggttGACTCAAAAAAGTAAATCTACACATTGGACTTTGctcacatgtaaaaatgtgagtttaatacaaacagacagacattttgTATACTATGCAGCCCGAATCAATGACAATAAATTCTTGACCTGAACCCGGCCTGAGGGCTCAGGCTAACTGAGAGCTCCCGTCTgacctgtacacacctgtctTGGCTTTTCACTACCTGAAGAATGATGATTCACTAACGAAAGGAAGGAGTGCTCGTGGTAGACCACGAGCAATTAATTGCCAGTCTTACAACACTTCTGTTAATCAGGGCTGAATGAACAGCTGTATTGATTACACGGTGTCCATGCACTGTGCCTTCACAAGGTGGCGCTGCTGCACTTACTTGGTGCGGAACAGGTGGTTAGCCTCCAGCTCCGCTTCCTCCCTGGTCTTCTCCACGCCCCTCCCGCTGAGCCTCCTCAGCCGCTCCTCCGGGCTGACGGTCAGCAGCAGGACCAGGTCCGGGCGCAGCAGGTCACTCGGCCAGCGGTACACCTCGGACCCGGGGCCAGGCAGGTTACTCACCTTCCCCGCTACCGCCGTGGCGATGGCATAGGCCGCAGTGCTGTGCCAGTACCTGCAGGCGGAAGAGGCCGTTGTGGTCCTCAGGACTTCAGACAACCGCAAGATGGCTGTAACTCTGATACTATCTTGTACATTCATTCGTTCGTAACATGTAAATCACCTAAAATAACATATAGGCCCATTCTCTGAAAAAGGGTCAAAAGTTTACtatcctctattctactgcagATCTATTACAGATGGGGACTATTTCCATTCATTGCATCCTTTGATCTTTAGCATTGTGTCTAATGTCTGTACATCTCATTTAATTCATGTGTACAGTGCATGAATTTTGATAAGCTTTGCAATGGAGTATGAaaagaaggtgtgtgtgtgtgtgtgtgtgtgtgtgcatgtgcactggTTATTGTTCCAGGTAGGTTTAATTGAGCTACAgatattttcattcttttcccTCTGTTGCTCCCCGGTGTGTAACATTCAGTCACATGTATCAGTGCTTAGTGGCGCAAACCACACTATCAGTTCCGAAGAATGCAAACAGGAATGCGCTCTCCTTTGAAGTGTCGAAGTGTGTGACGTCAGTTGCTGCTGTGTGTAACACCGCAGTTCAGAGGTcgcacccacacagacatgagtaAAAGGAAGATTTCACGCGTGGCTTAACAGGTGGTGTAGCGGGTGCCCGACAGACCACAAGGGTTTCTGTTGTACTGTCAACCaggctgactgaaaccctccctgcCCTGTGTGATACTAGGGCTGACTGTGCAATGCCCTGCGGGGCTGCTGGCCTCAATCAGCATCCGCTTTATCCAGGCtcaataccagactgtggggttcGCCCACGCACTAGAATAGTGCCTTCAAAGGATGCACCGCCCAGCAGCCCACAAACCTACTGATTTTAGATTTGGGTTTCAAATCTGGATCTGGCTACACACATCCATGAATGATGCttcttaaataaatgtgtagcAGGTGCAATTGTGAAAGATacaattaatgtatttttgtttgtcccTCATACATATATACGGAACCAAttagtccatccatccatccattatctatacccgcttatcctgagcagggtcgcggggggtgctggagcctatcccagcatgcattgggtgagaggcaggaatacaccctggacaggccgtcaatctatcgcagggcgcacacacaccattccctcacacactcatacctatgggcaattttagggtctccaatcggcctacctgcaaGTCTTTGGACTTtcggaggaaaccggagtacgtggacacagggagaacatgcaaactccacacagaaaggcccgagattcgaacccacgaccttcttgctgtgaagcgacagtgctacccactgtacCACCGTGGTGCCCGGAACCAATTAGTATCCATCGTAATTGATTACAATTAACTCAATGTTCCAATAGGTTGTTTTAGGGACTGGAACAATTGATTGAAAAACCAATTAAGCCTGAGACAGCAGCCATGACATTGTTTAAGGGCCTAATGTCCAAtatccacaaacaaaaaatgctgaATAGACAGTTTTAGCAGTATTTTACTGCTATGCGTGAATATTTCACTGGCAATGTTTCTCCCTTCAAGCACTTAAATAGGTACAGCTACTAGGTAATTGATCAAACCTAAATTACCGGAAGcatctggaacaaaaaaaagcttactTACAGTATATTGCCCTGGACCGAGCCCAGtgctaaacaaatgaataatgcCCTTTAGAGAAAAGATGGCAGTGGGCTCTGATTTTAAATCCAGCTCTGAACAGAGATCAGTATAGGGTGCCAATTCCTATGGGCAAATGAGAGGCTGATTTGGTATTCCTACCTGTCCACCACGACGGGACTGTGCTGGCTTGCCACAGCAATCTGGCTAGCGGTGACGTAATTCCCCATGGCATAGAACGCCCGTCTGAGGAGGGCGGGCTCTGAGTCGAAGCGctgtctccatggagacagaCACTGCGGCGGAGATCCCAGCAAAGCGGCACTGAGCTCCGCTGTCAGAGAGCGTGTCAGTGTAGTTTTCCCTGGTGAATGACAGCAAGAGGAAATAAGGATGGAaaggatgaaaaagaaaagatgtggaaaaagtgaatgaAGTAAAGAAAGGCATTACAGCACATACAATTGCGTAAACACTGACTGATTCAGTGACACATGTATTGACGATACAGTAGTATAGGCTACAAGTAATTCAGAACGAATAGGCTACATCAGTCTCGGTTTCCAGGACAATCACTAAAGCAAAGGCCCAAAACCACAGGGACCCAAACTGTGTTAGTATTCGTTTCAGAGCTTGTGTGAATATTAAAGGTACAAGTATGCAATGTAAAGAACAAAATATTCACATAATTTGCTCTAAAGGGGGAATTTTCTACAAACTGCCCCTCTTGCACCGTAGGTCCGTAGCTCAACACCCCCCAATGGTATTCAATTACTGCGTACAATATTCAGTGAGTgacaatgtaggctactgtgtaCTAAACTAACCTGTTGCATCCAATCCTTCAATGACTATGACTGGGAACTGCCCATTCCTCTTTAGTGTCAGATTCTGGTCCACCAGTTCCAGCAATTCCTTTGTCTCTGGAATTATTTCCACGCTCTGTTGAAGAGAaaggtacacagtaaaattttcaATGTTAAACAGACTATAATAGAGTGCATTTGATCCCTCTTGGATTTGTATAAACACTGTTCAAGTTAAATTAACACAGAAAATCAGAGGTGTGAAAGTCccagggtcagaaagtaaacccatttcactaattagttctacctcctggctgaaaaattgtgttaattagcaAGTGATTGgcacaaaatactggggagtttttcttcctgaacctgaattttccacctcaaaatgttttttggtgtATGAGTTTAATAGATGTCACAGtactcagcttttttttttagtttacttGTATTTTCTTGGTCTATAGCTAGTCCCCAAATACTCGGTCGTCAGAAATTTACGTAGCCTAAGTATCTAAGCTATTGTTCATTCCACATTAAACAGACTGGGTCAgtcaaaaatacacagaattcGGAATgatacacaattaaaaaaactgaaagtgaaCCCTTCAACACAGGGATTTCAAGCTCAAACCCTGGAGGGCCACTGTCAGGTGGTTTTTGATGTACTTAAGCgcttcatttaagtcactgattagCAAAGGTCTTCACACATTGTTTCCAATGGCTATCGGCTGCTGATTGACAGTAAATCACAACACCCTGTAGAGTCAGCAGCCCTTCAGGATATGAGTTCGAGATCCCTGCTGGCATTCCTCGCTTGTATTCCATGTAATACCTGTTTCAGTCGCTAGATGGGAATATTATACTCTTGAGCGCCTGACCGATTGTTCGGGAGAGGCGTGTGACGTAGGCAGTTAATGTCAACATAGCCTACTAGTTGTAGAAAGGCAGAAAAACGTGCGCAGACAGAACTTTCAATTTGCGAACAACCAAATGTATCACTGTAGACTCCTTACCTTTTCCATAACTTTGTGGGCATCTCCAAAGCTGTAGAACACATCGTTACCCATTATATTTAGCGTTGATGGGTGATACTGTGGCATCCGAGCTGGTACAAGGCAATATTTATCCACGAGCACCTCCGTGGCATCTTCTGACTTGGACCACAAGTGCTGCCACCACTGGCCGTCTTCTTCCTGGACGTAAGTGCACACATTCACCCAAGAACCCATAACTAGTTCATGGAACATCGGTATTGCCTCTGCATCTTTGATGAGAAACCCCCTGAACAACGAGTTTTTCACATCTGGGAGAAAAGAGAACACGTCCAATAAGCTGCCTCTTGGTAACGCCGAAATTAAGTTATTTTTAAGATCTTCATACCGCATCGCTCTTTGAAATCGGTCATCGGTGCAAATGTGGAGCGAATAACTTTTCGCCCcaccaaatattttttcaaaagtctGTTGCTCGCCAGATAGGCTTGCCTGCGGATTTTTGCTCAAGCCAAAATAAACCGGATCCGAGTTAGGTTCGCACTCCACTGCGAAAACACGTGAACACCACTGACCCAAACGACAGAGCACCCGTTTAGCCATGTTTAGACGAAGGAACATACGCACCGTCACCTAAACTTATTTGCGCTGATCAGCTGAGAGGAAGGGTGTGACAATTCAAGATAAATCGAAACTTACAGTGAAAGAGAAAGTAAAGTTCTGAGTCAATTACTCCATCGTAAACACTGAAACGAAAGTAGCCTAGGCATGCTGACATGAATATATTTTGATTAGATTCACAGGACGGTGCTGCAAAAGCCAATGCGTGCTCAGTCAACTTACCCTGTTGTTTAAATAAGGGttattaaactttaaaaaatgttatttctaaacacattttacgttctaaatatatatatatgactatatatatatatatatgtatggctatatgtatatatatatatatatatatatatatatatatatatatataaatagtcTCATCTGACCACAACACAAAATTGTTGAACTTGAAACCGGGTGTATGGTCAGACGAGGTCAAAATTGAGCTTTTTGGCCACAAATCCCAGAAAGGGGGTTCGTGCCTGAAGAAGTATGTTTACATTGAAATGGATGTCATACTTATGGTGAAAAAGGGTAGTGGATCTTTGATGTTATGCggtttattgtgcttttttgtgtattttcactGGTGTCTCGTGGCTCTACCTGAGTGGCCCAGTacactttaaaaatatgtaaatgttaatatttttttgcgCGCTATGTGAAATGTCATGTTGTTTTACTATGCTTTTTGTGTATGTAACAAgttatttatgtatgcattaaTACAATTTACCCGGTATTTGTGTGTTGAGGAGTGACTCTTCAATGAACgctattcatttattatttcatttattcatacagTAGGCTTCGCACAAATCCCCAAGTTTAAATTACTTCACGCTACTTTCACTTTCCTTTCTAGAATAGAGAAACTTTGCGTTTATCTTTTAACCACGCCCAAAGAAAACAAGTATGAATACACTGTGACCGGAGAAATTAATTCAgctgtgctttttaaacaaCGAAAGAACAGTCCTGAGACCACACCGTGGGGAATCATGTTGCTTTCATCCCAGATCGTTTTTGTCAAAATGATGTTGCAGGTGTGCATCACCAACCTCCACATCATCTTCTTGGGCACCTTTGACAGGGTATTCAGCTGGATGGGAGCAAACGTTGGCCAGGGTCGTGCGGCACGCGTTGCACACAAGGCAGACAAGAGCGAGCCGGTCACCCTGAAATCTCCGACTCCGAGCAGCGTCAACTATCACTTCACGCGACAGTGCAACTACAAGTGCGGATTCTGTTTCCATACAGCGAAAACTTCATTTGTCCTGCCAATTGAAGAAGCTAAAAGGGGACTTAGCTTATTGAAGGAATCTGGTGAGTTGAAGAAGTTgatacatattatttttttccagcaaaagAAACGAAATAAGCACAAAATAATCGATTTGCAATCGTGTGTAGGCTTCTGTATGACTTTAATTCAACATTAAAAAGTTTGTATAAGCTATGGGTGCATGTCTTGTGTAAATTTTCTAATATATCCTTTATaggaatggaaaaaataaacttttctgGCGGAGAGCCCTTTTTACAAGAAAAGGGTGATTTCGTTGGGAAACTTGTGCAGTTCTGCAAACAAGATCTCCAGCTCCCGAGTGTTAGTATAGTAAGCAACGGGAGCCTGATTCGAGAGAGTTGGTTTCGGAAATACGGTAAGGTCACTTCCTGAATAGGCTATGCATTCTGTTTTAGAATTCATTTCCTCACGTATATATTTGTCCCATAGGGGAAATTAATCTCCGGTTATAATCTCAAGACCCATGGTTTCagcataaaatgtatattttatgctgAAACCTTGGTAACAAGGgacattcagtaaaataaaataaataatatttttgaaaatattttcactgcaccTTTTTCCCATTGTATCCACAGCTTGTATTGTGTCAGAataattaaacttttttctaCGGGGTTTCAGCAGGATAGGTTACTCGTAGTTTCATACCCGGTATAGCCAGAGTACTGCTTTAGGCTACTGCGGAGAGAACTGTGGGTTTTGTTCCGGACAATTGCACAtctttaaatgatcattttcattttgattgacttgttcacataaatacatatttaaatccGCTGCAGTAAAAAGTTCATGACTTTTTGACACATGCCTATAATGTAGATGTACATTATCATCCCATTCCacctcgcccaatgcacactgggataggttccagcaccccgcgaccctgccaagaataagcgggtatatagTGGCTCGATGGATTCCATCCCGCATTCACAATTTCGTGAAATAATACATTAGAAGCATGTGGAAACACACCCAGGTGTGGTGCGGAGCCCAGTGGTTTCACCTTACTGTACTATCTCGAATTGACTCTAGGTTGTAGCATTGCTACATATAAAACTGGCTGTGTGGGAGGTACAGCACGATTGCACTGAGCGGAGAtgttattaaaatgataaaaggtTTGAGGGAACAACACgattgtatttgtttatgcattggtttattttaatttacgtGATATTTTCCAATCACCTTCATGTTCGATCATTTATTAGGTTATCATCAACAGCCTATATTTCCGCACCGTTCTCTCATAGGGGAATATTTGGACATTATCGCAATTTCCTGCGATAGTTTCGACGAGGACACCAACAAGCTGATCGGCCGGACCCAGGGAAGGAAAAGTCATATCGACAACTTGTACAGGGTGCGGAGCTGGTGCAAGGAATATAAGGTGGCCTTCAAGATAAACTCGGTGATCAACAGCTTCAACGTGGAAGAGGATATGCGCGAGCAAATCCTGGAGCTTTCTCCTGTGCGCTGGAAG carries:
- the cmpk2 gene encoding UMP-CMP kinase 2, mitochondrial, with amino-acid sequence MFLRLNMAKRVLCRLGQWCSRVFAVECEPNSDPVYFGLSKNPQASLSGEQQTFEKIFGGAKSYSLHICTDDRFQRAMRYEDLKNNLISALPRGSLLDVFSFLPDVKNSLFRGFLIKDAEAIPMFHELVMGSWVNVCTYVQEEDGQWWQHLWSKSEDATEVLVDKYCLVPARMPQYHPSTLNIMGNDVFYSFGDAHKVMEKSVEIIPETKELLELVDQNLTLKRNGQFPVIVIEGLDATGKTTLTRSLTAELSAALLGSPPQCLSPWRQRFDSEPALLRRAFYAMGNYVTASQIAVASQHSPVVVDRYWHSTAAYAIATAVAGKVSNLPGPGSEVYRWPSDLLRPDLVLLLTVSPEERLRRLSGRGVEKTREEAELEANHLFRTKVEQAYKRVEDPACVVVDASPPPDQVLQQVLLLIRDKCHL
- the rsad2 gene encoding S-adenosylmethionine-dependent nucleotide dehydratase RSAD2 isoform X2 → MLLSSQIVFVKMMLQVCITNLHIIFLGTFDRVFSWMGANVGQGRAARVAHKADKSEPVTLKSPTPSSVNYHFTRQCNYKCGFCFHTAKTSFVLPIEEAKRGLSLLKESGMEKINFSGGEPFLQEKGDFVGKLVQFCKQDLQLPSVSIVSNGSLIRESWFRKYGEYLDIIAISCDSFDEDTNKLIGRTQGRKSHIDNLYRVRSWCKEYKVAFKINSVINSFNVEEDMREQILELSPVRWKVFQCLVIEGENAGENALREAERFVISDQQFQDFLDRHNDITCLVPESNQKMRDSYLILDEYMRFLDCREGRKDPSKSILDVGVENAIQFSGFDEKMFLKRGGKYVWSKANMRLEW
- the rsad2 gene encoding S-adenosylmethionine-dependent nucleotide dehydratase RSAD2 isoform X1 translates to MLLSSQIVFVKMMLQVCITNLHIIFLGTFDRVFSWMGANVGQGRAARVAHKADKSEPVTLKSPTPSSVNYHFTRQCNYKCGFCFHTAKTSFVLPIEEAKRGLSLLKESGMEKINFSGGEPFLQEKGDFVGKLVQFCKQDLQLPSVSIVSNGSLIRESWFRKYGYHQQPIFPHRSLIGEYLDIIAISCDSFDEDTNKLIGRTQGRKSHIDNLYRVRSWCKEYKVAFKINSVINSFNVEEDMREQILELSPVRWKVFQCLVIEGENAGENALREAERFVISDQQFQDFLDRHNDITCLVPESNQKMRDSYLILDEYMRFLDCREGRKDPSKSILDVGVENAIQFSGFDEKMFLKRGGKYVWSKANMRLEW